The Rhodocytophaga rosea genome has a segment encoding these proteins:
- the istB gene encoding IS21-like element helper ATPase IstB, protein MMQIQSQLSQLQLHGMSRSWQALLETRKCHELSLSEGLELLLQAEENERKERKFRRLQRNAFFRYQASIEELQPGSARGLDKSLLNGLATGEYLIKGESILISGATGAGKSFLASALGHQACAQGYSVAYFNVAKLLLKTKMARVDGSLIKFFEKLSKTRLLILDDFGLTPLEAGQRLDLMEMIEDRHARASTIIASQLPVSSWYEVIGEATIADAILDRLLHTSYRIELKGESLRKKH, encoded by the coding sequence ATGATGCAAATCCAATCCCAACTCAGTCAGTTGCAACTCCACGGAATGAGTCGCAGCTGGCAGGCACTGCTAGAGACAAGAAAATGCCATGAACTCTCCTTGAGCGAGGGACTCGAACTACTGCTGCAGGCAGAAGAAAATGAGCGAAAGGAACGAAAGTTCCGCCGCTTGCAGCGCAATGCTTTTTTCCGCTACCAGGCTTCTATAGAAGAATTGCAGCCGGGTAGCGCACGTGGCTTAGATAAATCCCTGCTCAACGGGCTGGCCACAGGAGAGTACTTAATCAAAGGGGAGTCCATCCTGATTAGCGGTGCTACTGGAGCAGGCAAAAGTTTTTTAGCTTCTGCTTTAGGACACCAGGCCTGTGCACAGGGATATTCAGTAGCTTATTTTAATGTAGCTAAACTGCTGCTGAAAACAAAGATGGCCCGGGTAGATGGCAGCTTAATCAAGTTCTTTGAGAAGCTATCCAAAACCCGCTTACTGATTTTGGATGACTTTGGCTTAACCCCTTTAGAAGCAGGACAGCGATTAGACCTGATGGAGATGATCGAAGACCGCCATGCCCGTGCCTCTACCATTATTGCTTCTCAACTACCGGTCAGCAGCTGGTATGAAGTAATTGGGGAAGCAACTATTGCCGATGCCATCCTCGACCGGCTGCTGCATACCTCTTACCGAATAGAGTTGAAAGGTGAAAGTTTAAGAAAAAAACACTAA
- a CDS encoding helix-turn-helix domain-containing protein codes for MQYIGSFLNLYKQNNRLPILLISPTFGHFSPEIIDLYGGLTHRKPHYFLLFMIEGLTRHGVDLQQYEIKDNELLLIFPNQIHQLPSTKQGTDYFKLGFDEICLSLLPKQYTFLTNPFNKQKIGFTPSAALRLKSIFGILRDLLSEMDTNPELILAHLNSLFTEINAAYFSTDKNPTDDKLSKYIGFKLFVENNLTDHTTIKDIAQKLALNTNSLYNLVKHYSGLSPKEFITNRLLLEAKRRLYYSESSSIKELAYDLGFNDPEYFSRLFKKVTGQTIATFIQDLSGN; via the coding sequence ATGCAATACATTGGATCATTCCTTAATCTTTATAAACAAAACAACAGACTTCCTATTCTTCTTATCTCCCCCACTTTTGGCCATTTTTCCCCCGAAATAATCGATCTATATGGCGGCCTTACCCACCGTAAACCTCATTATTTTCTGCTCTTTATGATAGAAGGCCTCACCCGGCACGGCGTCGATCTCCAGCAATACGAAATAAAAGATAACGAACTTCTCCTCATTTTCCCAAACCAAATCCACCAATTACCATCTACAAAACAAGGCACTGACTATTTCAAACTTGGTTTTGATGAAATCTGTCTTTCCCTCTTACCAAAACAATATACCTTCCTAACTAATCCTTTCAACAAGCAAAAAATTGGCTTCACTCCATCTGCTGCTTTAAGGTTAAAATCCATCTTCGGAATACTACGCGACTTATTAAGCGAAATGGACACTAATCCAGAACTCATTCTCGCGCACCTCAATAGCCTGTTCACAGAAATCAACGCAGCTTATTTCTCTACTGACAAAAATCCCACAGACGACAAGCTATCCAAATATATCGGTTTCAAGCTCTTTGTAGAAAATAATCTTACCGATCACACAACAATTAAAGATATCGCCCAAAAACTCGCTCTCAATACGAATAGTTTATACAACCTTGTAAAACACTACTCTGGTCTTTCTCCCAAGGAATTCATCACCAACCGGCTGTTACTAGAAGCAAAACGCCGGCTCTATTATTCAGAAAGTTCTTCAATCAAGGAACTGGCCTACGACCTCGGTTTCAACGATCCGGAATACTTCTCTCGTTTGTTTAAAAAAGTAACTGGCCAAACAATAGCCACGTTCATTCAGGATTTGTCAGGGAACTAA
- a CDS encoding aldo/keto reductase, protein MNRKLGTNGPLVSAVGLGCMGMSGAYGQSDEKESIATIERALELGHNFLDTADYYALGHNEELISKAITGKREKAFLSVKTGQLVAPGPNGAMGPGSVSGHPDYLRNAVFYSLRRLKTDYIDLYTQARVDPNIPIEETIGALSELVQKGVIRYIGLSEASAESIRKAACVHPITALQIEYSLWSRDIEAEVLPTIRELGIGLVAYAPLSRGFLSGEIRTPEDLKDSRIHMPRYQGENFYKNLELVRKIKVLAAEKGCTASQLAIAWILAQGDDIITIPGTKRVKYLEDNIASENIQLTKEDLKSIASIMPAAIVSGARYPERFLSALNR, encoded by the coding sequence ATGAACAGAAAACTAGGAACAAATGGTCCCCTTGTATCAGCAGTAGGTTTAGGATGTATGGGCATGTCTGGTGCCTACGGACAATCAGATGAGAAAGAATCTATTGCTACTATCGAAAGAGCTCTTGAACTCGGACACAACTTTCTGGATACGGCCGATTACTATGCATTAGGCCACAACGAAGAACTAATTTCCAAAGCCATTACCGGCAAACGAGAGAAAGCCTTTCTTTCTGTTAAAACCGGTCAGTTAGTTGCTCCTGGACCTAATGGAGCTATGGGGCCGGGATCGGTAAGCGGCCACCCTGATTACCTTCGAAACGCCGTGTTTTACAGTCTTCGCCGGCTTAAAACAGATTATATTGATCTTTACACCCAGGCGCGTGTAGATCCAAATATCCCTATCGAAGAAACAATCGGGGCATTATCTGAATTAGTCCAAAAAGGTGTGATTCGTTACATAGGCCTTTCTGAAGCTTCAGCAGAATCAATTCGTAAAGCTGCCTGTGTACATCCCATTACTGCACTCCAGATTGAGTACTCACTCTGGAGTCGTGACATTGAAGCTGAAGTTCTGCCAACCATCCGCGAATTGGGTATCGGTTTGGTTGCCTATGCCCCTTTAAGCCGGGGTTTTCTAAGCGGTGAAATCAGAACGCCCGAAGATCTCAAAGACAGCCGTATACATATGCCACGTTACCAGGGTGAGAACTTCTATAAGAACCTTGAACTCGTAAGGAAGATCAAAGTATTGGCGGCTGAAAAAGGGTGTACAGCATCTCAGCTAGCGATTGCCTGGATACTTGCCCAGGGTGATGATATTATTACCATACCCGGTACCAAACGTGTCAAATACTTGGAGGATAACATTGCATCGGAAAATATACAACTCACTAAGGAAGATTTAAAGAGCATCGCATCGATCATGCCAGCGGCAATTGTTTCAGGAGCCCGCTACCCCGAAAGGTTTTTAAGCGCCTTAAATCGATAA
- a CDS encoding RNA polymerase sigma factor, whose translation MNKNTNTLSDDQLILLLQQDEEAAFDEIYNRYWSRIFTAAYKRVQYREIAEELAQDLFTSLWANRRKNTVHTSLAAYLSTSIKYIVLNYQQKELVRKNYYSELKVTAVNHSNATDETVLLHDLQMQIDKEVNNLPAKCKSVFELSRFEEKSMKEISAKLNISEKTVENHISRALKALKVSLRGFVPSLILIPFFFL comes from the coding sequence ATGAATAAAAATACCAATACACTTTCAGACGATCAGCTCATTTTGCTACTTCAACAGGATGAGGAAGCAGCGTTTGACGAGATTTATAACAGATATTGGTCAAGAATTTTTACAGCCGCTTACAAAAGGGTACAATATAGAGAAATAGCAGAAGAACTCGCGCAAGATTTATTTACAAGTCTGTGGGCGAACCGGAGAAAAAATACGGTTCATACTTCACTTGCGGCTTATCTTTCTACTTCTATAAAGTATATTGTTTTAAATTATCAGCAAAAAGAACTAGTCCGTAAAAACTATTATAGTGAATTAAAAGTAACAGCCGTAAACCATAGCAATGCTACAGATGAAACTGTGTTGTTACATGATTTACAGATGCAAATCGATAAAGAAGTAAATAATTTGCCTGCCAAATGTAAGTCAGTATTTGAATTAAGCCGTTTTGAAGAAAAATCTATGAAAGAAATTTCTGCAAAGCTTAACATTTCTGAAAAGACGGTTGAAAATCACATCAGCAGAGCTTTAAAAGCATTAAAAGTAAGTTTGAGAGGTTTTGTACCTTCTCTTATACTTATTCCCTTCTTTTTTTTGTAA
- a CDS encoding FecR family protein, whose translation MKKEITPELIRKYLAGECSYQEKQLIDDWYASFENEDDYLHSLDDAQKDKLKNRILWSIKQNRQAQGKKATQPAYLSPNKNTTPKKPFFARYAKIAAVLIVALGIAFLMFNIPQQKTPVAEIVPMKKMVNSSNLIKKYTLTDGSTVWLHGHSSISFVPGFKGNKRAVFLAGEAFFEIEKDSLKPFEVHSGNLITRVLGTSFTVKAHEQDSSIEVSVLTGKVSLYAIDSQENKQQFLEKNLADEVPQLILIPNQKGTYSKVNKHLIKEKLPEASKQTVWAETSLSFDNTPVHEVINVLTQKFDIHISIANPDIANCTIKGDFTQQNLPVIIDMICKSIDAEYRMSNNQILIEGEGCQSN comes from the coding sequence ATGAAAAAAGAAATTACACCCGAACTGATCAGAAAATATTTAGCGGGAGAATGTTCCTATCAAGAGAAACAACTCATTGATGACTGGTATGCCTCTTTTGAGAATGAGGATGATTATCTGCATTCGTTAGACGATGCGCAAAAAGACAAGTTGAAAAACAGAATTTTATGGAGCATAAAGCAGAACAGGCAAGCCCAAGGAAAAAAAGCAACCCAACCGGCATATTTATCCCCAAATAAGAATACGACACCAAAGAAACCGTTCTTCGCACGCTATGCTAAAATTGCCGCTGTATTGATTGTAGCACTGGGAATCGCATTCCTGATGTTCAATATCCCTCAGCAAAAAACTCCGGTCGCAGAGATCGTGCCCATGAAGAAGATGGTGAACAGCAGCAATCTTATAAAAAAATATACACTTACTGATGGGTCTACAGTCTGGTTGCATGGCCATAGCAGTATAAGTTTTGTACCCGGTTTTAAAGGAAATAAAAGAGCGGTTTTTCTAGCTGGAGAAGCTTTTTTTGAAATCGAAAAAGATAGCTTAAAGCCATTTGAAGTACATAGCGGCAATCTGATAACCCGGGTATTAGGAACCAGCTTTACTGTAAAAGCCCATGAACAGGATAGTTCCATAGAAGTATCTGTACTAACTGGCAAAGTTTCTTTATATGCTATTGATTCCCAGGAAAACAAGCAGCAATTTTTAGAGAAAAACCTGGCTGATGAAGTGCCCCAACTTATTCTGATCCCAAATCAGAAAGGAACCTATTCCAAAGTAAATAAACACTTGATCAAGGAAAAACTGCCGGAAGCCAGCAAGCAGACTGTCTGGGCTGAAACTTCTCTTTCATTTGATAATACCCCTGTTCATGAAGTAATAAATGTTTTAACCCAGAAGTTTGATATACATATTTCTATAGCCAATCCGGATATTGCCAATTGCACGATTAAAGGAGATTTTACCCAGCAGAATTTGCCGGTAATTATTGATATGATTTGTAAATCTATTGATGCAGAGTATCGGATGAGTAATAACCAGATACTTATAGAAGGAGAAGGATGCCAGAGTAACTAA
- a CDS encoding TonB-dependent receptor produces MNHLQITYADIGKMMRVTIAQITALLLFTTLSYAGDSQAQAVLDRDITLHVKKLSLAKVLTQIEKQADVKFVYSQEFIRVHEKITLDASNKKLSAVLDELLEPLQITYEVVSQQIVLRKKKEKKEAIQSIPIPSVTLNEAAFSVSGKVSTETGEGIPGVNVLLKSSATGTTSDVDGNYSLSVPDGNGTLVFSYIGYTTKEIPISNQNSINVTLLQDVTSLSEVVVVGYGTQRSEDVTGSVATIDQKVISNLPVSTIDQKIMGQVAGVQIQQLSGAPGSGTSVKIRGSGSLGAGNEPLYVVDGMPYSAGLNQNLNPLVFINPNDIESVTILKDASSTAIYGSRGANGVIMITTKKGNYDRTEVNVSSMMGVQQVPHKGRPNMLNQREFAELQRDKIGIVVRQRENRDATTEDYPVEYQNLDALTGEGTDWYDLLLQPAVIQDHNVSILKGTKESRLNFSLGYFKQEGTIKYTGLERFSSKLGMDLNIGRAIKVGASLQPTYIQQTRTNTNSDRADILGVSNWANPVMSPYDENGKLTPYIVSPQSKYHSAWSFANPLFVLRETTQSQKDFQNLGFAFIEWNIIPDLKFRSSLNTIWSTSKYTQFVPSTVGAPNRPPAAGTGRSANSRGESFDWLIENTLTYEKTLGSHRVNALVGYTTQKSTANIINLNADPYSNDLLQTINAAQAIKSWGQNVNQWSMVSYLGRVNYAFKDRYLFTATFRSDGSSRFGAQNRYALFPSVAAAWRVSEEAFLQNSTLINDLKLRVSYGKSGNNNIGNYAHLAAINAGSYVFGNTQVTASSVGLANPFLTWEQSNQIDAGVDVGVFNNRLTLAVDYYYRKSMNMLLNNVIPAITGFNSQTVNKGNVRNTGVEIALGATPVSGNFTWDLNMNVAFNRNKILSLNDNNDRILAGNNDNNPTHISVVGKPIGQFFGYIFEGLYTAEDMANPEIIKTPQVYEGNVRYRDINGDGIINDLLDYTIIGSPHPDFIFGITNSFSYKRFNLNVILNGQYGGQVMNGLRQTVDNLQGFFNVSQEWTNRWRSPDQPGDGRHYGVPKLTPSLGHRVSNLWVEDATFLRIANITLGYSLPDTWMERTRFIKNCRLYLTVQNLALFTRYGGANPEAQSASVSNTLAPGFDISSYPLARTSSIGLNLTF; encoded by the coding sequence ATGAATCATCTACAAATTACCTATGCAGATATTGGCAAAATGATGAGGGTTACTATAGCTCAAATAACTGCCCTTTTGCTCTTTACAACATTATCCTATGCAGGGGATAGCCAGGCACAAGCTGTGTTGGACAGGGACATTACCTTGCATGTGAAGAAACTCAGTCTGGCTAAGGTATTAACCCAGATAGAAAAGCAGGCAGACGTAAAATTTGTGTATAGCCAGGAATTTATCCGGGTTCATGAGAAAATTACCCTGGATGCTTCCAACAAAAAGCTTTCTGCAGTGCTGGACGAACTACTGGAACCGCTTCAGATCACCTATGAAGTAGTAAGCCAGCAAATTGTATTGCGGAAAAAAAAGGAGAAAAAAGAAGCCATTCAATCAATTCCGATTCCCTCTGTTACGTTGAACGAAGCTGCTTTTAGTGTAAGCGGTAAGGTAAGTACAGAAACAGGAGAAGGAATTCCGGGGGTAAATGTGCTGTTAAAATCCTCTGCGACTGGTACCACTTCAGATGTTGATGGCAATTATTCGCTCTCTGTTCCCGATGGAAATGGCACACTGGTATTCTCCTATATTGGATATACAACCAAAGAAATACCGATCAGCAATCAGAATTCCATTAACGTTACCTTATTGCAAGATGTAACTTCCCTAAGTGAAGTAGTAGTAGTAGGATATGGTACGCAGCGTTCGGAGGATGTAACGGGATCTGTAGCCACTATTGATCAAAAAGTGATCAGCAACCTGCCGGTTTCAACGATCGATCAAAAAATAATGGGGCAAGTGGCAGGGGTACAGATACAGCAATTATCCGGCGCGCCAGGATCAGGTACCTCCGTAAAAATCAGGGGAAGCGGCTCATTGGGTGCTGGCAACGAACCTTTATATGTAGTAGATGGCATGCCGTATTCTGCCGGGTTAAATCAGAATTTAAATCCTCTGGTGTTTATCAATCCCAACGACATTGAATCGGTTACTATATTGAAAGATGCTTCCTCTACAGCGATTTATGGCTCCCGTGGGGCCAATGGGGTAATTATGATCACCACCAAAAAGGGCAATTATGACCGCACCGAAGTAAATGTTTCCTCCATGATGGGTGTACAGCAAGTGCCACATAAGGGAAGGCCAAATATGCTCAATCAACGGGAATTTGCAGAATTACAACGCGATAAAATTGGTATTGTCGTTCGTCAACGCGAAAACCGCGATGCTACTACTGAAGATTACCCGGTAGAATACCAGAACCTGGATGCCTTAACAGGAGAGGGTACAGACTGGTACGATTTACTATTGCAACCAGCTGTGATACAAGACCATAATGTGAGTATTCTGAAAGGAACAAAAGAATCAAGGCTGAATTTTAGCCTGGGATATTTTAAGCAGGAAGGTACCATAAAATATACTGGCCTGGAGCGGTTTAGCAGTAAACTGGGAATGGATTTAAACATTGGCAGGGCGATTAAGGTAGGCGCATCTTTGCAGCCAACCTATATTCAGCAAACCAGGACCAATACCAACTCCGACCGGGCAGATATTCTGGGTGTGAGTAACTGGGCTAATCCGGTGATGTCGCCCTATGATGAGAATGGAAAGTTAACTCCTTATATTGTTTCTCCTCAGAGTAAATATCATTCCGCCTGGAGTTTTGCCAATCCTTTATTCGTGTTGAGAGAAACCACCCAATCACAAAAGGATTTTCAGAATCTGGGATTTGCTTTTATAGAATGGAATATTATTCCTGATTTAAAATTCAGATCTTCTTTAAATACCATCTGGTCTACCTCAAAATATACACAGTTTGTCCCCAGCACCGTAGGGGCTCCAAACCGGCCTCCAGCCGCTGGAACCGGAAGATCGGCTAATTCCCGCGGAGAGAGTTTTGACTGGCTCATTGAAAATACGCTTACCTATGAAAAAACACTTGGCAGCCACCGGGTGAATGCACTGGTAGGATATACCACGCAAAAAAGTACCGCCAATATCATTAACCTGAATGCAGATCCGTATTCCAATGATTTATTGCAGACTATTAATGCCGCACAAGCCATTAAAAGCTGGGGGCAGAATGTAAATCAGTGGAGCATGGTTTCCTATCTGGGCAGAGTCAATTATGCGTTTAAAGACCGCTATTTGTTCACAGCTACCTTCCGTTCTGATGGCTCATCCCGCTTTGGTGCCCAAAACCGCTATGCCTTATTCCCTTCTGTGGCAGCTGCCTGGCGGGTGTCTGAGGAAGCCTTTTTGCAAAACAGCACCCTTATAAATGACCTGAAACTACGGGTGAGTTATGGAAAAAGTGGCAACAATAATATTGGTAATTATGCACACTTAGCTGCTATCAATGCTGGCTCATATGTTTTTGGAAATACGCAGGTTACAGCTTCCAGCGTTGGTTTAGCAAATCCTTTTTTAACCTGGGAACAATCCAACCAGATAGATGCCGGAGTGGATGTGGGTGTATTCAATAACCGCCTCACGTTAGCAGTGGATTATTATTACCGGAAAAGCATGAATATGCTGCTCAATAATGTAATTCCAGCCATCACCGGATTTAATTCCCAGACAGTCAATAAGGGAAATGTACGCAATACCGGGGTTGAAATAGCATTAGGCGCTACACCTGTTTCAGGCAATTTTACCTGGGATCTGAACATGAATGTGGCGTTTAACCGGAACAAAATTTTGTCTTTAAATGACAATAACGACCGTATTCTGGCCGGAAACAACGACAATAATCCTACGCATATTTCGGTAGTAGGCAAGCCAATTGGTCAGTTTTTCGGCTACATATTCGAAGGTTTGTATACAGCAGAAGACATGGCCAATCCGGAGATCATTAAAACACCACAGGTATATGAAGGAAACGTGAGATATAGAGATATTAACGGAGACGGAATTATTAATGATTTGCTGGATTACACCATTATTGGCAGTCCGCATCCGGATTTTATTTTCGGCATTACCAACAGCTTTTCTTATAAGCGATTTAACCTGAATGTTATTTTGAACGGCCAGTATGGAGGCCAGGTTATGAATGGCTTGCGGCAAACGGTAGATAATCTGCAAGGTTTCTTTAATGTAAGCCAGGAATGGACCAACCGCTGGCGTAGCCCTGACCAGCCTGGAGATGGCAGGCATTATGGAGTACCTAAACTTACGCCTAGCCTGGGCCACAGGGTTTCCAACTTATGGGTTGAAGATGCTACTTTCCTCAGAATTGCCAATATAACGCTGGGGTATTCACTTCCAGATACGTGGATGGAACGTACGCGTTTTATCAAAAATTGCCGCCTTTACCTGACCGTTCAAAACTTAGCCTTATTTACCAGATATGGAGGGGCTAATCCGGAAGCGCAAAGTGCGAGTGTAAGCAATACCCTGGCTCCTGGTTTTGATATATCCTCCTATCCTTTGGCCAGAACATCTTCCATCGGATTGAATCTGACATTCTAG
- a CDS encoding RagB/SusD family nutrient uptake outer membrane protein produces MKKILFLLSLWILSSCSNDFLEVYPEAALNEGTFYQSEAEYILLANGCYVPMRDYEKVEHWVMAELPSDNASFQYNTATGEASKGVIDQFVLAADNVAYANFWNLSYNGITRCNKLLSEVDRPGVTWSKESYKERCSGEALFLRALYYFNLVRQFGGVPLVLEPITAQEAVGIKRSTEEQVYETIINDLTQAAAHFANANDVAENGRANEGAALALLGKVYLTTKKYTEAEQALKSVVASGKYILLPNYADLFNPASKDFKETIFAIQYSENSVELANRFIFWFAPWTSAGAVTNRPNISLVGGGWNQPTDDLINAFEPGDKRKDVSIKYWTGKDWDAVVRAIPYCGKYQAPLAAADDRTSDNLPVLRYSDVLLLLAEALNAQGRTGEAIGYVQQVRERAGLTEPLTNYDQAGLEILIAKERQVEFCFENQRWYDLKRTGKALEIMTAHGIREKAKKSFLYGASYTITPQKLLAPIPQEQILLNQLEQNPGY; encoded by the coding sequence ATGAAAAAAATATTATTTTTACTCTCACTCTGGATTTTATCTTCTTGCTCCAACGACTTTCTGGAAGTGTATCCGGAAGCAGCACTCAACGAAGGTACTTTCTATCAATCGGAAGCCGAATACATTTTACTGGCCAACGGATGTTATGTGCCTATGCGCGATTATGAAAAAGTGGAACATTGGGTGATGGCTGAACTCCCTTCCGACAATGCCAGTTTTCAATATAACACAGCCACTGGCGAAGCCTCTAAAGGCGTAATCGATCAGTTTGTGCTGGCAGCCGACAATGTGGCCTATGCCAATTTCTGGAATCTGTCTTATAATGGAATCACCCGCTGCAATAAACTGCTCAGTGAAGTTGACAGGCCTGGTGTTACCTGGTCGAAAGAATCCTATAAAGAACGTTGCAGTGGAGAAGCCTTATTCTTGAGGGCTTTATATTATTTCAATCTGGTGCGTCAATTTGGAGGCGTACCCCTCGTATTAGAACCTATTACGGCACAGGAAGCAGTCGGCATTAAAAGATCCACGGAAGAGCAGGTATATGAAACCATTATTAACGATTTAACACAAGCTGCCGCCCATTTTGCGAATGCTAATGATGTGGCAGAAAATGGACGGGCCAATGAAGGAGCCGCTTTGGCCTTGTTAGGGAAAGTATACCTTACTACAAAAAAATATACAGAAGCCGAACAAGCGCTTAAATCTGTAGTTGCCTCAGGTAAATATATACTTTTGCCTAATTATGCCGATCTTTTTAATCCTGCCAGCAAGGACTTTAAAGAAACAATTTTTGCCATTCAATATTCAGAAAACAGTGTAGAACTTGCCAACCGGTTTATATTCTGGTTTGCTCCCTGGACTTCCGCAGGCGCTGTTACCAACCGTCCCAATATTAGTCTGGTAGGTGGCGGATGGAACCAGCCTACAGATGATCTGATCAACGCCTTTGAGCCCGGCGATAAACGGAAAGATGTATCCATTAAATACTGGACAGGGAAAGACTGGGATGCTGTAGTTAGGGCTATTCCCTATTGCGGAAAATACCAGGCTCCTCTTGCTGCTGCCGATGACCGTACCAGTGATAATCTGCCTGTCCTTCGCTATTCGGATGTGTTATTGCTGCTGGCTGAAGCACTCAATGCACAGGGACGTACCGGAGAGGCGATTGGGTATGTACAGCAAGTGCGGGAGAGAGCAGGTTTAACAGAACCTTTGACCAATTATGACCAGGCAGGCTTAGAAATTCTTATTGCCAAGGAGCGCCAGGTAGAATTTTGCTTTGAAAACCAGCGCTGGTATGATCTGAAAAGAACCGGAAAAGCCCTGGAAATAATGACCGCCCATGGCATCCGGGAGAAAGCCAAAAAATCATTCTTATATGGGGCATCTTATACTATCACCCCGCAAAAACTGTTGGCACCTATTCCTCAGGAACAGATTTTACTTAATCAGCTGGAGCAGAATCCGGGATACTAA
- a CDS encoding sulfatase family protein, with translation MMMKEMIKRNILLAILFILAPVLLYAGKQQTPKKPNVVFIIVDQWRAQATGYSGDKNAITPNLDRLAARSINVKNAISGMPVCTPYRASLMTGQYPLTHRVFMNDVMLDTTKTTIAKVYKNSGYTTGFIGKWHIDGHGRSSYIPETRHQGFEYWKALECTHNYNQSAYYEGNSDKKLFWDGYDVIAQSNDASTYISEQAKKDKPFTLFLSLGPPHDPYQSAPEKYRSLYANKDMQINPNVPAEIREKVKQDLIGYYSHMTAIDDYIGKIWQTIQEAGIENNTIIVFTADHGDLLGAHGSWNKQQPYEESIRVPFLVHYPALFGTNGKTSPILLNSPDIMPTLLGLSGLPIPKSVEGVDFSGVLKGTKKDNITHTLISCVQPFGQWNRKRGGKEYRGIITTQYTYAKDLNGAWLLFDNGKDPFQLTNLAGNPDYADTQNKLEKLLQATLKQRKDEFKPGMEYVKQWNYVVDETETVPYNTVNFEGKKIIE, from the coding sequence ATGATGATGAAAGAAATGATAAAGAGAAATATACTATTGGCGATTCTGTTCATACTTGCGCCAGTTTTACTCTATGCTGGCAAGCAACAAACGCCTAAAAAGCCGAATGTGGTATTTATTATTGTAGACCAGTGGCGGGCACAGGCAACAGGCTACTCTGGTGATAAAAATGCCATTACACCCAATCTCGACCGCTTAGCAGCAAGAAGTATTAATGTAAAAAATGCGATCTCAGGAATGCCTGTTTGTACGCCTTACAGAGCTTCTCTGATGACTGGCCAGTATCCGTTAACACATAGGGTATTTATGAATGATGTTATGCTGGACACCACTAAAACTACGATTGCCAAAGTCTATAAAAATAGCGGATATACGACTGGTTTTATTGGCAAATGGCATATTGATGGTCATGGAAGAAGCAGTTATATTCCCGAAACCCGGCATCAGGGATTTGAGTATTGGAAAGCACTGGAATGCACGCATAATTACAATCAATCAGCTTATTATGAAGGGAACTCAGATAAAAAATTATTCTGGGATGGCTACGATGTAATTGCTCAAAGTAACGATGCCAGTACATACATTAGTGAACAGGCCAAAAAAGATAAACCGTTTACCCTATTTCTTTCCCTCGGTCCTCCCCATGATCCCTATCAGTCGGCCCCCGAGAAATACCGCAGCCTGTATGCAAACAAGGATATGCAGATTAATCCAAATGTTCCGGCAGAAATCCGTGAAAAGGTAAAACAAGATCTGATAGGCTATTATTCACACATGACGGCTATTGATGACTATATTGGAAAAATATGGCAAACCATTCAGGAAGCCGGCATTGAAAATAATACCATTATTGTGTTTACTGCCGATCATGGTGATTTATTAGGGGCCCACGGTTCCTGGAACAAACAGCAGCCCTATGAAGAAAGTATCCGGGTTCCTTTCCTGGTTCATTATCCGGCCTTATTCGGGACAAATGGAAAAACTTCACCTATCCTGTTAAATTCACCCGATATTATGCCCACCTTATTGGGATTAAGCGGTTTGCCTATTCCCAAATCTGTGGAAGGCGTAGATTTTTCAGGTGTATTAAAAGGAACTAAAAAAGACAATATCACCCATACACTCATCTCCTGTGTACAGCCATTCGGGCAATGGAACAGGAAAAGAGGCGGAAAAGAATACCGGGGCATAATAACTACACAATATACGTATGCAAAAGACTTGAATGGGGCATGGCTATTATTCGATAATGGTAAAGATCCATTTCAGTTAACGAACCTGGCTGGAAATCCAGATTATGCGGACACCCAGAATAAACTGGAAAAACTACTGCAAGCTACTTTAAAACAACGCAAAGATGAATTCAAACCAGGAATGGAGTATGTGAAGCAATGGAACTATGTGGTAGACGAAACGGAAACCGTTCCATACAATACAGTTAATTTTGAAGGAAAAAAGATCATTGAATAA